A window of Methanobacteriaceae archaeon contains these coding sequences:
- a CDS encoding ORC1-type DNA replication protein has product MMPDRVEDILMGEETLFKNIMAFNPDYVPENYLHREAQMEALAICLRPALKGGKPVNSVIMGSPATGKTTAIRKMFEMVEKRSDKVVCAYVNCQLYNTRFNIFSQIYKHSFGFLPAETGVPFSRIYGEIMKKLSNEGKALVVALDDVNHLFYTKNANQILYDILRAHEVFPGVRTGVFAIISDIEFRYMLDKNVSSIFIPQEIIFEPYNWHDIRDILQDRVKIGFYPSVISDELLDEITDVTQSTGDLRVGIDLLRTSGNFAEADASRNIKKEHLERAMQDFDSHHLKDTINKLSEDEKNILRVIIKLDEDHPTAGNLFNLLKEEYHKEGKKSLSYASFDRALKKLEFVRLIDTQFTGKGVRGNTRLIISRFDSKVIERSLN; this is encoded by the coding sequence ATAATGCCAGACCGTGTTGAAGATATTTTGATGGGTGAAGAAACTCTTTTTAAGAATATAATGGCTTTTAACCCGGATTATGTTCCTGAAAATTATTTGCACCGGGAGGCGCAAATGGAAGCCCTGGCTATATGTTTGCGCCCGGCTTTAAAGGGAGGCAAACCAGTTAATTCTGTGATTATGGGATCTCCAGCAACAGGGAAAACCACTGCCATTCGTAAAATGTTTGAAATGGTAGAAAAAAGGTCTGATAAAGTTGTATGTGCCTATGTGAACTGCCAATTATATAACACCAGGTTTAATATCTTTTCTCAAATATACAAGCATTCATTTGGCTTTTTACCAGCTGAAACTGGTGTTCCTTTTTCCCGCATATATGGGGAGATTATGAAAAAGCTCTCTAATGAGGGAAAAGCCCTGGTAGTTGCATTGGATGATGTTAACCATCTTTTTTACACTAAAAATGCCAACCAAATACTTTATGATATTCTCCGGGCTCATGAAGTTTTCCCAGGGGTTAGAACTGGGGTTTTTGCCATAATATCTGACATAGAATTCCGTTACATGCTGGATAAAAATGTCAGTTCCATTTTCATACCCCAAGAAATCATATTCGAACCCTACAACTGGCATGATATCCGTGATATACTCCAGGATCGGGTGAAAATAGGTTTTTACCCTTCTGTAATTTCAGATGAACTTTTAGATGAAATTACTGATGTTACACAATCTACAGGAGATTTAAGGGTGGGAATTGATCTTTTACGCACCAGTGGGAACTTTGCTGAAGCCGATGCCTCACGAAACATTAAAAAGGAGCACCTTGAACGAGCAATGCAGGACTTTGACTCCCATCATCTTAAAGACACCATAAATAAACTTTCTGAGGATGAAAAAAACATTCTAAGGGTGATTATAAAGTTAGATGAAGATCATCCCACAGCAGGGAATCTTTTCAACCTTCTTAAAGAAGAATATCATAAAGAGGGGAAAAAATCTTTAAGCTACGCATCATTTGATCGTGCACTTAAAAAACTGGAATTTGTACGGTTAATAGACACTCAATTCACTGGAAAGGGAGTAAGGGGCAATACCCGTTTAATTATTTCCCGTTTTGATTCTAAAGTAATAGAGAGATCTCTTAATTAA
- a CDS encoding DUF115 domain-containing protein has protein sequence MELTLWMQWYQLILEDFGFVREDDEHSAETLNNILDDIGALTPQDIKIQDRVIIFGAGPSLKSNLTVLKDMDLDDVTLIAADGATTALLEDDLIPDIVVTDLDGRMNDILHVNHKGALMVVHAHGNNLEQIKKYTPKLVNVLGTTQSLPLSSIYNFGGFTDGDRCVFLAIALGAHVIVLSGMDFGKIVTHYSRPNQEDGPADVIKQKKLKWAKKLVEWAAMNSEVRFLNISGGESVQGVEDIKPEFLNYKS, from the coding sequence ATGGAACTGACCCTCTGGATGCAATGGTACCAGCTCATCCTGGAAGACTTTGGTTTTGTAAGGGAGGATGATGAACACTCTGCAGAAACTTTAAACAACATACTGGATGATATAGGTGCTCTTACACCACAAGACATAAAAATACAGGATAGAGTTATAATTTTCGGAGCCGGACCCTCATTGAAGTCCAATCTAACTGTTTTAAAAGATATGGATCTGGATGATGTTACTCTCATAGCTGCTGATGGAGCAACAACAGCCCTTCTAGAGGATGATTTGATTCCTGATATTGTAGTAACTGACTTGGATGGGCGTATGAATGATATATTGCACGTTAATCATAAAGGAGCGTTAATGGTGGTTCATGCCCATGGAAATAACTTGGAACAAATAAAAAAATACACACCAAAACTGGTAAATGTTCTGGGAACCACTCAAAGCTTGCCGCTTTCCAGCATATATAACTTTGGAGGGTTCACAGATGGAGATCGCTGTGTTTTCCTGGCCATAGCTCTGGGAGCGCATGTTATAGTTTTATCAGGTATGGATTTCGGTAAGATAGTAACCCACTATTCCCGACCTAACCAGGAGGATGGTCCGGCAGATGTGATAAAACAGAAAAAACTTAAATGGGCTAAAAAACTGGTTGAATGGGCTGCTATGAATTCTGAGGTCCGTTTCTTGAATATTTCAGGCGGAGAATCTGTTCAAGGTGTTGAAGATATAAAACCGGAATTTCTGAATTATAAATCCTAA
- a CDS encoding alanine--glyoxylate aminotransferase family protein, translated as MDETLLMIPGPTRVAPRVLKAMSENIVNHRSAIFGEILTETNQMMSEVFMTENKSYLITGSGTAAMEAALANTISKGDRVLNIVGGKFGQRFMQITETHGGIPTELEVEWGHAVNPDDVRYILEEEEDIKAVTIVHNETSTGVTNPIEEVGKIMQDYDALYIVDTVSSLGGDDVFVDGYGIDICVTGSQKCLAAPPGMAAITLSDEAWDVVDKTENQTYYLNLKKYKKSGDATPPETPYTPAVSLIYAMQEALRVIMEEGLEERVKRHKLAAKATQNGINALGLELFAQKEVSSNTVTSVKMPEGTTDAELRGTMRERYRIELAGGQDHLKGNVFRIGHMGNITHREIISTIAALEMTMQGLGMDVEIGEGVAAVADTYLEGTI; from the coding sequence ATGGATGAAACTTTGCTGATGATTCCTGGACCCACTCGTGTGGCACCCAGGGTCCTGAAGGCCATGTCAGAAAACATTGTTAACCACAGAAGCGCCATTTTTGGTGAAATTCTCACTGAAACCAATCAGATGATGTCTGAAGTGTTCATGACTGAAAACAAGTCTTACCTTATCACTGGCTCTGGCACTGCAGCCATGGAGGCTGCCCTGGCCAACACCATCAGTAAGGGAGACCGGGTGTTAAACATTGTGGGCGGTAAATTCGGACAACGCTTCATGCAGATAACCGAAACCCATGGTGGAATCCCTACTGAGCTGGAAGTGGAATGGGGGCATGCTGTTAACCCTGATGATGTGCGTTACATCCTGGAAGAGGAAGAAGACATTAAAGCAGTGACTATTGTGCACAATGAAACTTCTACCGGTGTGACCAACCCCATTGAAGAGGTGGGTAAAATTATGCAGGATTACGATGCCCTGTACATTGTGGACACTGTGTCCAGTCTGGGTGGGGATGACGTATTTGTAGACGGTTACGGAATCGACATCTGTGTCACCGGCTCCCAGAAATGCTTGGCTGCACCTCCAGGTATGGCTGCCATCACCCTAAGTGACGAAGCCTGGGATGTGGTGGATAAGACTGAAAATCAAACTTACTATCTTAACTTGAAAAAATATAAGAAAAGTGGAGATGCCACACCACCAGAAACTCCCTACACCCCCGCAGTTTCATTAATTTATGCTATGCAAGAAGCTCTCAGGGTTATCATGGAAGAAGGCTTAGAGGAAAGAGTTAAAAGACACAAATTAGCTGCTAAAGCCACCCAGAATGGTATTAATGCCCTGGGATTGGAATTATTCGCCCAGAAAGAAGTATCCAGTAACACCGTAACCTCAGTTAAGATGCCTGAAGGAACAACCGATGCAGAACTCAGGGGTACCATGAGGGAACGCTACCGGATTGAACTAGCCGGAGGCCAGGACCATCTTAAGGGTAATGTGTTCCGTATCGGCCACATGGGTAACATAACCCACAGAGAAATAATAAGCACCATCGCCGCATTAGAGATGACCATGCAGGGTCTGGGAATGGATGTAGAGATTGGTGAAGGTGTGGCTGCTGTGGCAGACACTTATCTGGAAGGGACCATCTAA